In Flavobacterium praedii, the DNA window AATATTTGGTACCAAGCCAATCCAGTATTATTTGCTTGTACAAAACGAACTACCATTCTGTTTTCTGTAAGTGATAAAATCTCATATTGAGTTGCTCCTGCATAATACCCCATGAAACCACCATCAGAAAAATTCATCACCGTTCCAGTTGTTTGTTTGGCCGCTTCAGGATTTTTAGAAACAACAGAAGTCGAAGGACTTAGCGCTACAATTTTAGTTCCGGTTGTATTGTAAGGTAAACATTGGTCATCACCTCCATTAGTACCACCACCAACACTTTTGTACGAATTTTGGAAAAAAGTATTCCCTTTATTATCGTGTTTGTATTCAATTTTACCTCCTACTAAAGCAAAAGTATAATCACCATCATAGAAACAAGTAGCCGATTTCTCAAAAGGACCTGCTTGATAATAATTGGCAAAATAATTTTTAGCCGCATCACCATCATTTTGACCCACACCGAGATGACCTTTTTCTCCAGCAGCCAAATACCATTTTTTCCCAGTAGCAGTTCCACCTGTTAATAAATTAGTAGATTTTTCATCGCTAAAATTACTCAATACTTTTACATCAACTGTTGTATTGCTAGTCACTCCACCTTTTCCAGATGCAATTATGGTTACAGTATAAGTGTTTACCCCAACCGTTGTAAAAGCGTGCTCTGCAACTCCACCAGGAGAAGTTTCGTTTACACCATCTCCATAAATATATTTATAAGAAATTGCATTATCTGCAGTTGTAGTAAACTTCACTTTACCTGAACCGTCTCCAAATGGAGCTTGATCTGTTACACCTACTATTTCTGCAGTTATTTTTAGATTAGAAGGTGCAACTAATGCCCCGAAAGAATAATTATCTTCCTGACAATTCACCATCAGTAGCAAACTAAAAATGGCTATTATATTTAAAACTATTTTTTTCATGTTCCTTTAATTTAATTAGTTATGAAAATAGACATTGTCTATATATACTGTATTTGCACCTGATGGAGCTCCAACATAAATAAGCTGTGCAATATGAGCTCTTGTTGTTAAACCTGTAAAATCGCTCAATGGAATATCAAGACTCACCCAAGTGTTTTGAGCTGGTGCATTGACAGTAATTTCATGCTCTTTGTCATCGCCACCTGCAAATTTTCCATCTGCTCCAAAATCAACCAATTTTACTTTGAAAGTGGTATAATCAGCAGAATAGACGTCGGTGTGAAAATGAGTCATTGCTGTAGCATCGATAGGTGTTGTTGTAGCTTCGATACCAACAAAATCCAAATTGATATACTTTTTGGCATCATTTCCTGCTAAAACAACTTCTTCAAGAGTTGCATTAGACCAACCCGTTCTCCAAGTATCAACAGCAACATTTGTATAAGCATTACTAAACATCGAAATCACTTTGGATGCTGCTACCGTAGGTGTAGGTGCTGCAGAAGGTCCTGTACTTGTCGCGGCTTGTTTATAAAAATAAATATTATCAATAAATACAGACCCTGTAGCCCAAGGAGTTCCAACAAATTTTAATTGATGAATATCTGCAACTGTTAATCCTTGAGACGTAAATGCTGAAATTGGAATGTCAATACTATTCCATTGACCAGCCACTAGATCTTTTACAACTGGTTTCTCCCCATTTGTTTTACTAATTAAAGAAGTTTCAAGTTTTTGAACATCGGCAGTCCATACATCCATGTGAAGAAATTCCATTCCCGATACATCAACAGATGAACCAAATTGTATCCCTTGGTAACTCAATTTGATATAATTCAGCATTTTGTCTCCATTCAAATCAAATTCAGTCCAACTACTACCTTGACCCCCTTGTCCCCAATCTGGGAAATAATCAGTTCCAGCAACATTTGCATATTTTGAACTGTAAATAGAAATCACATCAGTAGCTAGTCTATTTGGAGGCGTTGCTGCAGAAGCAGAAGGTTTATTAACAACTGTTACTGTAAAATCTTCTGTGTATTCCGTTGTTTTAACAGCAGCGCTTTTAGAAACCACACGAATAGTGTAAACTCCTGCATTTTGATATGTATAAGAAACAGCAGTACCATTATTTCCAGAAATAGGATCTGGTTTTCCAGCTTCGCCAAAATACACATCATAAAATAATGCAAAATCAGCTTTAGCAGTTACCGTTACTTTTTTGGAAACGGCCAAATCATTTGTAATTGTCACTACTAAATTTTCTGGCGCTTTAAACGAGACTACTACTTCTTGAATTACTTCAGTACGTTTTCCGTTTAATGTAGTCCCAACAATTTTAGATTGGTACACCCCTTCTTTATACACATGAGAGACTGTTTCTCCTGGATTAACCATTGCTGGAGTTGTAGTACCATCTCCAAAGTAGATTTCATATTGAGAAACCCCTTCTCCTTTTGGTAAGAAAGTAACTTTACCCGTATTATCCTGCGTAACTGTTGTCAAAGCAGAAATATTGGTTGGTGCTGCTATAGCATCCAAATCAACTGTACTTGTATCATCTGAACAACCCATTGCGATTGCCAGAACAAAAAGACTTATAATAAAATGTATTTTTTTCATAATAATAGTTTTTTAATATCCAGGGTTTTGACTCCAATTTCCATTAGAAAATTGTATTTCCTGCAAAGGAATAGGGAATAATTCATGTTTGCCTGCTACAAATCCAGGGATTGTACCAACAGCTTTACCTGTACGAACTAAATCGAAGAAACGAAACCCTTCACCAACAAATTCAGATCTTCTCTCTTTCCAAATTGCATCTGTTAATGCAGGTCCAGTTGAAGAAATTCTATGATCGGTATCGCCAAAAGCACGATCTCTTACTTGATTCAAATAGCCTTGCGCTTTGGTATCATTTATACCGCCTCTATTCAAAGCTTCAGCAGCCATTAACAATACATCAGCATAACGTATCGATCTGTAATTATTAGGGTTTGTTAAGTTCAAATCTCCTACAGCATTACTACTTCTCAATCTTGGTAAGTATTTTTGATTAAAGTACCCAGTATCTTCATTTCCTTTACCATAAGTAGCACTATTGGCAGTTGCCCAAGCGGCAATATCCAACAAGGAAGCATTTAATCTTGTATCTCCAACTTCGAATGAATTGTACGTTTCTTTGGTAGGAACATTAAAACTAAAACCAGAGGTATATTTTGGTCCAGTATAATTTCGTACTCCACTAAATCCAACAGCTACATTCCCTTCGCTACATTGCAAACATCCAAAACCGGCACCTTCGACATCGGTATATTGTACTTCAAAAATAGATTCTGCTCCGTTTTCACCTGCCATTTCAAAAATAGAAGCGTAATCTGATACTAAAGAATATTTAGACGAAGTAATTACTTGTTCTAATGCAGCAGCTGCTTCTGGAAATTTATTTTGATACAAATAGGCTTTTCCTAATAAAGCAAGCGCAGCACCTTTTGTAGCTCTTCCTGTTTCTGAAGCAGTAGGTGATAAATTTTGAGAAGCATAAATCAAATCGGCTTCGATAGAAGCGTATACTTCTTGAACTGAAGAGCGAGGCACTTTAGTTTCATCTCCTGGCATAAATCTTTTATCTCCATTCATTGGTATTCCACCAAACCATTTAACCAATTCGAAATGGTAGTAAGCTCTAAGAAAACGAGCTTCTCCTATAATTTGTGCTTTACCTTCAAAATCAGTTCTATCTTTAAACTCCAAGATATAATTTGCTCTTTGTACACCTGCAAACATCCAATCCCAAAGATTTTTAAGATTGTCATTTACGGGAGTATGCGTCATATCATCAATCTGCTGAAAACCAATAACATCAGTAGGACTTTCTCCTCCGCACAAAGTATTATCCGATGCTATTTCCCCCATCAAGACATTAATATAACTAGATTGAAGCATGTCATAAGCAGCAATAAGTGCTTTGTCATAATCGCTTTTAGAATTAAAGAAATTCTCTGAATCTATGGAATATTCAATATCACGCTCGATGAAATTATCGCTACAAGAAACGAAAATTGCAGAGAAAAGCGCTAAACTTGTAACTGTAATAAATATATACTTTTTCATTTTTTTACTAATTAAAAATTAACGTTTAAACCTAATAAGTACGTTCTTGGAATTGGATAAAAACCGTAATCGATTCCTCCACCAATAGGCGCACCATTCGAAGCCCCTGGATCATACCCTTTGTATTTTGTAAAGGTGTATAGGTTATTTACTCCTGTGTAAACTCTAAATTTAGAGATTCCAGCTTTTGCAAAATAAGCAGGATCAACAGTATAACCCAACTGTACATTCTGAATCCGAATAAAAGAAGCGTCTTCTACAAAATAATCAGAGAAAACATTATTGGAAGTGGCACTTGTTGTAACTCGTGGTACAGAATTACTTGTTCCTTCACCAGTCCAACGATCTAATACATAATCTAGACGATTTACATCTGTAAGTGTTCTTTCATAATTACGAACCATATCATTTCCTACTGAAGCGAAAGTATAAGCAACAAAATCGAAGTTTTTATAATCCAATTGTACATTGAAACCCATTGTTGCAGCAGCAATTGGACTACCAATATCGGTTCTGTCTAAAGTATTAATTACACCATCACCATTTACATCTACATAACGTAGATCTCCTGCTTGCGCTTCGGCACCTAACGCTACTTGAGAAGGAGCTGCATCGACTTCGGTTTGGTTTTGAAAAATACCATTGGTTTTGTACCCAAAGAAATACCCCATTGGTTTTCCAACTTGCATTCTAGCAGGAGCAGGTTGGCCAACTCCAAATGCACCGCCCTCAATAAAACCAGTTCCATTATTTACTTGGGTTACTTCATTTTGAATAAAAGCCACATTATAACCTA includes these proteins:
- a CDS encoding family 16 glycosylhydrolase; translated protein: MKKIVLNIIAIFSLLLMVNCQEDNYSFGALVAPSNLKITAEIVGVTDQAPFGDGSGKVKFTTTADNAISYKYIYGDGVNETSPGGVAEHAFTTVGVNTYTVTIIASGKGGVTSNTTVDVKVLSNFSDEKSTNLLTGGTATGKKWYLAAGEKGHLGVGQNDGDAAKNYFANYYQAGPFEKSATCFYDGDYTFALVGGKIEYKHDNKGNTFFQNSYKSVGGGTNGGDDQCLPYNTTGTKIVALSPSTSVVSKNPEAAKQTTGTVMNFSDGGFMGYYAGATQYEILSLTENRMVVRFVQANNTGLAWYQIFTTSPPVAADDTVYTNLVWSDEFSTDGAPDPAKWTYDLGTGSNGWGNNEAQNYTNVAKNVKVEGGNLIITAIKEASGGKEYSSARIKTQGLYDFKYGTIEMKAKMPKGAGTWPAFWSLGASAGTWPEIGEIDFMEFVGAKPTQTQSALHYPNNSGGNAKVKTTVIANADTEYHIYKTIWSPKTIRFYLDGALYFTFDNSDTSLPFHKNFFMILNVAMGGNLGGAIDPAFTQSAMIVDYVKVYQ
- a CDS encoding RagB/SusD family nutrient uptake outer membrane protein, with the protein product MKKYIFITVTSLALFSAIFVSCSDNFIERDIEYSIDSENFFNSKSDYDKALIAAYDMLQSSYINVLMGEIASDNTLCGGESPTDVIGFQQIDDMTHTPVNDNLKNLWDWMFAGVQRANYILEFKDRTDFEGKAQIIGEARFLRAYYHFELVKWFGGIPMNGDKRFMPGDETKVPRSSVQEVYASIEADLIYASQNLSPTASETGRATKGAALALLGKAYLYQNKFPEAAAALEQVITSSKYSLVSDYASIFEMAGENGAESIFEVQYTDVEGAGFGCLQCSEGNVAVGFSGVRNYTGPKYTSGFSFNVPTKETYNSFEVGDTRLNASLLDIAAWATANSATYGKGNEDTGYFNQKYLPRLRSSNAVGDLNLTNPNNYRSIRYADVLLMAAEALNRGGINDTKAQGYLNQVRDRAFGDTDHRISSTGPALTDAIWKERRSEFVGEGFRFFDLVRTGKAVGTIPGFVAGKHELFPIPLQEIQFSNGNWSQNPGY